A genome region from Candidatus Deferrimicrobium sp. includes the following:
- a CDS encoding helix-hairpin-helix domain-containing protein yields MPIQGSRKCNGGKRRAVLLLSLILLVWNAFATAQRVVSIGLLPAVNLADGSPVLPFPSGIETGVLSAESPRCRPLTIRQQYLLGKRIDINRASLQEISELPGISDKIAAAVVEERDRVRGFRVPEDLLGVKGIKEKRLQKILPFLAKMPNN; encoded by the coding sequence GTGCCGATTCAGGGGAGCAGGAAGTGTAACGGCGGGAAGCGGCGCGCCGTCCTTCTTCTTTCCCTGATCCTGCTGGTCTGGAATGCGTTCGCCACGGCGCAGCGCGTCGTCTCAATCGGGCTTCTCCCCGCGGTGAACCTGGCCGATGGTTCTCCCGTCCTCCCGTTTCCCTCCGGCATCGAGACGGGCGTCCTTTCCGCCGAAAGCCCCCGATGCCGCCCCCTTACGATCCGACAGCAATACCTCCTTGGAAAACGGATAGATATCAACAGGGCCTCCCTTCAGGAAATCTCGGAACTGCCCGGGATCTCCGACAAGATCGCCGCCGCCGTGGTGGAGGAGCGGGATCGCGTCAGAGGATTCCGGGTCCCCGAGGATCTTCTCGGGGTCAAGGGGATCAAGGAGAAGCGACTGCAGAAAATCCTTCCCTTTCTTGCAAAAATGCCAAATAATTGA